A stretch of Caenibius tardaugens NBRC 16725 DNA encodes these proteins:
- a CDS encoding ABC transporter permease produces MRHAANIYRLGIKELRSLWRDPMMLFLILYSFSVGIYVAATAMPETLHKAPIAIVDEDQSQLSSRITGAFYPPHFTPPSIVGLNEVDKGLDAGRYTFALDIPPDFQRDVLAGRQPGLQLNVDATRMSQAFTGGGYIQQIVQGEVAEFMKGTRASTPVPVELALRVRFNPTLAQSWFGAVMEIINSVTMLSIVLTGAALIREREHGTIEHLLVMPVTPFEIMASKVWAMGLVVLVACAFALFVMVEGVLSVPVEGSIALFLAGAGLHLFATTSIGIFMGTIARSMPQFGLLLMLVLLPLQMLSGGSTPRESMPEFVQTVMLAAPTTHFVKMAQAILYRGAGFDVVWPQFLAIIAIGAIFFAIALARFRRTIGTMA; encoded by the coding sequence ATGCGCCACGCGGCCAACATCTACCGGCTCGGCATCAAGGAACTGCGCAGCCTGTGGCGCGATCCGATGATGCTGTTCCTGATCCTCTATTCGTTCTCGGTGGGGATCTACGTCGCGGCAACCGCCATGCCGGAAACGCTGCACAAGGCGCCTATCGCGATCGTCGATGAAGACCAGTCGCAGCTTTCCAGCCGGATAACCGGCGCCTTTTATCCGCCGCACTTCACGCCCCCTTCGATCGTGGGACTGAACGAAGTGGACAAGGGGCTGGATGCCGGGCGCTATACGTTCGCTCTCGACATCCCGCCCGATTTTCAGCGAGACGTACTTGCGGGACGCCAACCCGGCTTGCAGCTCAACGTTGACGCTACGCGGATGAGCCAGGCTTTCACGGGCGGCGGCTACATCCAGCAGATCGTGCAGGGCGAAGTTGCCGAATTCATGAAAGGCACGCGTGCGAGCACGCCGGTCCCGGTCGAGCTGGCGCTGCGCGTGCGGTTCAATCCTACGCTGGCGCAAAGCTGGTTCGGCGCGGTCATGGAAATCATCAACAGCGTCACCATGCTGTCGATCGTGCTGACGGGCGCGGCCCTGATCCGCGAGCGCGAGCACGGCACGATCGAACACCTGCTAGTGATGCCGGTGACGCCGTTCGAGATCATGGCCAGCAAGGTCTGGGCCATGGGGCTCGTTGTCCTGGTCGCCTGCGCTTTCGCGCTTTTCGTGATGGTGGAAGGGGTACTGTCCGTTCCCGTCGAAGGGTCGATCGCGCTGTTCCTCGCCGGAGCGGGGCTGCACCTGTTCGCCACGACCTCCATCGGCATCTTCATGGGGACGATCGCGCGCTCCATGCCGCAGTTCGGCTTGTTGCTGATGCTGGTGCTGCTGCCGTTGCAGATGCTGTCCGGCGGTTCGACGCCGCGCGAAAGCATGCCGGAGTTCGTCCAGACGGTCATGTTGGCCGCGCCCACCACCCATTTCGTGAAGATGGCGCAGGCCATCCTTTACCGGGGCGCGGGCTTTGACGTGGTCTGGCCCCAGTTCCTGGCTATCATTGCTATCGGCGCGATCTTCTTCGCCATTGCGTTGGCGCGGTTCCGGCGAACCATCGGCACGATGGCGTGA
- a CDS encoding helix-turn-helix transcriptional regulator translates to MYVNARMRETLSRFNAASSMEALLAALADAATKMGFPYVAMIQHGGLPRLVERALVITNYPAEFVRFYTESHAYVIDPVYEVSQLLDRPFSWDEIPGYVDLTGTQSALFEEARLHGLVHGVTVPLHIPSESHASCTFARAEPIMASPSLLTTLHIVAAFGFKAGLRLHHASRGHDVPRLTRREAQCTALVAVGKSDWEISQILGLSETSVRYFVSHAKQRYGVYKRSELVARALIDAQILRNDQGIIEAGPRRPRHRAKRRSP, encoded by the coding sequence ATGTATGTCAATGCCAGAATGCGTGAGACACTCTCACGCTTCAATGCCGCTTCTTCAATGGAAGCGCTGCTCGCCGCCTTAGCTGATGCCGCCACGAAAATGGGCTTCCCCTATGTCGCGATGATCCAACATGGCGGCCTCCCACGCTTGGTCGAACGGGCGCTGGTTATTACCAACTATCCGGCGGAGTTCGTGCGTTTCTACACCGAGAGCCACGCGTACGTCATCGATCCAGTCTATGAGGTGAGCCAGTTGCTGGACCGCCCGTTCAGCTGGGACGAGATTCCCGGTTATGTCGATCTCACAGGCACACAATCAGCCCTGTTCGAAGAAGCGCGGCTGCATGGTCTCGTCCACGGTGTCACCGTGCCGCTCCACATACCGAGCGAATCCCATGCGTCTTGCACTTTCGCACGCGCGGAGCCGATCATGGCTTCGCCATCGCTACTGACGACGCTCCACATCGTCGCTGCCTTCGGGTTCAAGGCGGGCCTCAGACTACATCATGCCTCGCGCGGACATGACGTACCCAGGCTCACGCGCCGCGAAGCTCAATGCACGGCATTGGTCGCCGTCGGCAAGAGCGATTGGGAGATCAGCCAGATACTCGGTCTGAGCGAGACCTCGGTGCGCTATTTCGTCTCCCACGCAAAGCAGCGTTACGGCGTCTACAAGCGCTCAGAGCTTGTCGCCAGGGCGCTCATCGACGCGCAGATCCTTCGAAACGACCAAGGGATCATTGAGGCTGGACCCCGCCGCCCGCGCCACAGGGCGAAACGGCGCAGTCCTTGA
- a CDS encoding type IV toxin-antitoxin system AbiEi family antitoxin, with product MASQTLGKLNRLQRDLPESLLVDAAWMEAHGYSSSLRSQYVRAGWLDSPTRRVYRRSRGPLTWEQAVISLQSLLDLPLTVGGRTALEQQGYAHYLSITVREVHLYGPSRPPTWLDSLPLDVSFRWHNSLRLFPVDGEIPPEPAPRMSSTAGTTLPIRCSSKERAVLELLDELPHESFHQVDMLMEGMSDLSPRRLQTLLEACASVKVKRLFLFFADRHGHAWRSKLDVSRLDLGSGKRVLVKGGKLDRRYNITVPSDLAGE from the coding sequence ATGGCTTCGCAAACATTAGGAAAATTAAACCGGCTGCAACGGGATCTCCCAGAGAGCCTGCTGGTCGACGCGGCATGGATGGAAGCCCATGGTTACTCATCATCGCTGCGGAGCCAATATGTTCGCGCGGGATGGCTCGATAGCCCGACCCGGCGCGTCTATCGCCGCTCGCGTGGACCGCTCACCTGGGAACAGGCCGTTATCTCACTGCAATCCCTGTTGGACCTGCCTTTGACAGTTGGCGGGCGCACAGCGCTCGAACAGCAGGGCTACGCTCATTATCTCTCCATAACGGTGCGCGAAGTCCATCTCTATGGGCCAAGCCGGCCGCCGACATGGCTCGACAGCCTGCCACTCGATGTCTCGTTCCGCTGGCATAACAGCCTCCGGCTGTTTCCAGTCGACGGCGAGATTCCTCCCGAGCCTGCGCCCCGGATGTCCAGCACCGCCGGCACGACCTTGCCGATCCGCTGTTCGAGCAAGGAACGCGCCGTTCTCGAACTGCTCGATGAGCTTCCCCATGAGAGCTTCCATCAGGTCGACATGCTGATGGAAGGAATGAGCGACCTCAGCCCACGTCGCCTTCAGACACTTCTTGAGGCGTGCGCGAGCGTAAAAGTGAAGCGTCTCTTCCTCTTCTTCGCGGATCGCCATGGCCATGCCTGGCGTTCGAAGCTCGATGTTTCCCGCCTGGATCTCGGATCGGGCAAACGCGTCCTGGTCAAAGGAGGGAAGCTCGACCGGCGCTACAACATCACCGTGCCCTCCGACCTGGCGGGAGAATAG
- a CDS encoding nucleotidyl transferase AbiEii/AbiGii toxin family protein, which yields MAFLDGYRRQVALLLRVMPHVAKEDIFALKGGTAINLFVRDLPRLSVDIDLTYLPIEDRATSLATIDAAMLRIKERIEEGLVGARIHASRSADEKIVTKLIVRADDVQIKIEVTPVLRGTVYDPVVMGVVPAVEDAFGFAEIQVVSFADLYAGKIVAALDRQHPRDLFDVRDLLANEGVTDDLRRAFLVYLASHNRPMAEVLAPARKPLAEEFERGFVGMTHQPITLAELESAREDIIARMVAGMPDTHRQFLVGFKRGEPDWALAGIDEARRLPAVLWKQRNLDRLDPGKRQELVAALEKQLLPG from the coding sequence ATGGCGTTTCTCGACGGCTACCGGAGACAGGTCGCTCTTCTTCTGCGTGTTATGCCTCACGTCGCGAAGGAGGATATCTTCGCGCTGAAAGGCGGAACAGCGATCAATCTGTTCGTGCGTGACCTGCCGCGACTTTCGGTGGACATCGACCTCACCTATCTGCCGATCGAGGACCGCGCGACCTCGCTCGCCACGATCGATGCGGCGATGCTGCGGATCAAGGAACGCATCGAGGAAGGACTGGTCGGAGCCAGGATTCATGCGTCGCGTTCCGCTGACGAAAAAATCGTCACCAAGCTCATCGTTCGTGCGGATGATGTGCAGATCAAGATCGAGGTCACGCCAGTGTTGCGCGGGACGGTCTATGATCCCGTCGTTATGGGTGTCGTTCCCGCAGTCGAGGACGCCTTTGGTTTTGCTGAGATTCAGGTGGTGTCCTTCGCCGATCTCTATGCGGGAAAAATCGTGGCGGCGCTCGACCGGCAGCACCCTCGCGACCTCTTCGACGTCCGCGACTTGCTGGCGAACGAAGGCGTCACAGACGATTTGCGACGTGCATTTCTCGTCTACCTCGCCAGCCATAATCGCCCGATGGCCGAGGTTCTCGCTCCCGCCCGTAAACCGCTCGCCGAGGAGTTCGAGCGCGGTTTCGTCGGAATGACTCACCAGCCGATCACTCTGGCGGAACTGGAATCAGCGCGTGAAGACATCATCGCGCGCATGGTTGCCGGGATGCCTGACACTCATCGGCAATTCCTTGTCGGCTTCAAGCGTGGTGAACCGGACTGGGCGCTTGCGGGCATTGATGAGGCGAGGCGACTGCCCGCGGTCTTGTGGAAGCAACGTAACCTGGACCGGTTGGACCCTGGCAAGAGGCAGGAGCTTGTTGCCGCGTTGGAGAAGCAATTGCTGCCGGGATAG